One segment of Arcanobacterium haemolyticum DSM 20595 DNA contains the following:
- the tsaD gene encoding tRNA (adenosine(37)-N6)-threonylcarbamoyltransferase complex transferase subunit TsaD yields MILGVETSCDETGIALVRDGELLADVTATSMDEYARYGGIIPEIASRAHLEQFVPTLNAALDKAGVTLHDVDAIAATAGPGLVGPLTVGVSAAKSLALALNKPFYGVNHIIGHIAVDQLVHGAFPERFIGLVVSGGHSHLLDIRNIATDVVELGGTLDDAAGEAFDKVGRLLGLPYPGGPHIDRLSKEGDRNAIRFPRGLSRVKDKDVHAYDYSFSGLKTAVARHIEGLQARGEELPKADIAAGFSEAVTDVLSRKAFEACKRNDCDTLVIGGGFSANSRLRELAEERAAEYGVTVRIPPIRYCTDNGAMIAALGWEMVRNGVEPSPLNITVDTGLARETTIIR; encoded by the coding sequence CTGATTTTGGGTGTAGAAACATCGTGTGATGAAACGGGTATTGCGCTTGTGCGTGATGGGGAACTACTGGCAGACGTCACCGCAACGTCAATGGATGAATACGCGCGTTATGGCGGCATTATCCCTGAGATTGCTTCGCGGGCACACTTAGAACAGTTCGTGCCTACGTTGAATGCGGCATTGGACAAGGCCGGCGTCACGTTGCATGACGTGGATGCGATCGCCGCTACCGCAGGCCCAGGTTTGGTTGGCCCACTCACTGTGGGCGTATCGGCCGCTAAATCGTTGGCCTTGGCGTTGAACAAGCCGTTCTACGGCGTCAACCACATTATTGGCCATATCGCTGTGGATCAGCTAGTTCACGGAGCATTCCCTGAACGTTTCATTGGCCTGGTGGTGTCCGGCGGCCATTCGCATCTGTTAGATATTCGAAACATCGCAACAGACGTTGTGGAACTCGGCGGCACGTTAGATGACGCAGCGGGTGAAGCCTTCGATAAGGTCGGCCGTTTGCTCGGGTTGCCTTACCCGGGCGGCCCACACATCGATCGGCTATCCAAAGAAGGCGATCGCAACGCGATCCGCTTCCCACGTGGCCTCAGCCGCGTAAAAGATAAGGATGTTCACGCATACGATTACTCCTTCTCTGGCCTCAAAACTGCTGTAGCACGCCACATTGAAGGACTCCAAGCTCGCGGCGAAGAACTTCCAAAAGCAGATATCGCTGCTGGTTTCTCCGAAGCAGTCACCGATGTCCTGTCCCGTAAAGCATTCGAAGCCTGCAAGCGCAACGATTGCGATACGTTGGTGATCGGCGGCGGCTTCTCTGCTAACTCCCGCCTTCGCGAACTCGCAGAAGAACGCGCAGCTGAATACGGCGTAACAGTTCGTATCCCACCAATCCGGTACTGCACCGATAACGGCGCAATGATCGCCGCCTTAGGCTGGGAGATGGTCCGCAACGGCGTTGAACCATCACCACTCAACATCACAGTAGATACCGGTCTGGCACGCGAAACCACGATCATCCGCTGA
- a CDS encoding succinate dehydrogenase/fumarate reductase iron-sulfur subunit, translating to MKINLEFWRQDGRGDKGHFDTHTIADVDETASFLEMLDQLNEELFAKGEEPVAFDSDCREGICGQCGIVINGDPHGPLVTTTCQLHMRSFKDGDTITIEPWRSTAFPVLKDLVVDRSALDRIVQAGGYISINTGAAPDAHAVPVPKDHADRAFEAAACIGCGACVAACPNGSAMLFTSAKVMHLGLLPQGQPERLDRVVNMLNQHDSEGFGGCTNVGACAAACPKEVPLELISMLNRDLMKSMAHGR from the coding sequence GTGAAAATCAATCTTGAATTTTGGCGGCAAGATGGCCGTGGCGATAAGGGTCATTTCGATACTCACACAATCGCCGACGTCGATGAGACAGCATCCTTCTTGGAGATGCTCGATCAGTTGAACGAAGAACTCTTTGCCAAGGGCGAAGAACCAGTCGCATTCGATTCTGACTGCCGTGAAGGTATCTGTGGTCAGTGTGGCATCGTCATCAACGGCGATCCACATGGTCCACTCGTGACCACCACCTGCCAGCTTCACATGCGTTCGTTCAAGGATGGGGATACGATCACCATCGAACCATGGCGTTCCACCGCATTCCCAGTCCTGAAGGATCTGGTTGTGGATCGTTCCGCTCTGGATCGTATCGTCCAGGCTGGTGGCTACATTTCCATCAATACGGGTGCGGCACCAGACGCTCACGCAGTGCCAGTTCCAAAAGATCACGCAGATCGCGCATTCGAAGCAGCAGCTTGCATCGGCTGTGGCGCATGTGTGGCAGCCTGCCCGAACGGTTCCGCAATGCTCTTCACCTCCGCAAAGGTCATGCACCTCGGCTTGCTTCCACAAGGCCAGCCAGAGCGCTTGGATCGTGTTGTGAACATGCTCAACCAGCATGATTCCGAAGGCTTCGGTGGCTGCACCAACGTTGGCGCTTGTGCAGCAGCCTGCCCTAAGGAAGTTCCACTTGAGCTGATCTCCATGCTCAACCGTGACTTGATGAAGTCCATGGCACACGGTCGGTAA